One window of the Nothobranchius furzeri strain GRZ-AD chromosome 3, NfurGRZ-RIMD1, whole genome shotgun sequence genome contains the following:
- the LOC107384930 gene encoding uncharacterized protein, with amino-acid sequence MKALCVAVVLSLVSASQAAPLTCEKLLTPAEKGPELSGRWHYIALSTELCLPTSILNTFFWPSLAMEITAKDTPNIYDGMSVVKMYGYCFNDSEAYKYENNKIFDVNDQNVPTGDADVMLYTSCPDCIVIKSNDIVDSLILLSRRKTISDAEMKEFEQQTNCRRWSKPLVLNSDHEHDKCQFIDENISEEEASDVLKNVLVGLFERVKTTHQSFISCLVESFIKSFSTTSEN; translated from the exons ATGAAGGCTTTGTGTGTGGCTGTTGTGTTGAGCCTCGTCTCAGCAAGCCAAGCTGCACCCCTGACCTGTGAAAAGCTGCTAACTCCAGCAGAGAAAGGCCCAGAA TTGTCCGGACGATGGCACTACATAGCTTTGTCAACAGAGCTCTGCTTGCCTACATCAATACTGAATACTTTCTTTTGGCCGAGTTTAGCCATGGAAATCACTGCTAAAGACACACCCAACATCTACGATGGCATGTCTGTGGTCAAAAT GTACGGATATTGCTTCAATGACTCTGAGGCCTATAAGTatgagaacaacaaaatatttgacGTCAACGACCAGA ACGTCccaactggagatgctgatgtgatGCTGTACACCAGTTGCCCCGACTGCATCGTTATAAAGTCAAACGACATCGTCGACTCTCTTATTCTCCTCA GTCGGAGAAAGACCATCTCTGATGCTGAGATGAAGGAGTTTGAGCAGCAGACAAATTGCCGTCGCTGGTCCAAGCCTTTGGTTCTAAACTCAGACCATG AACATGACAAATGCCAGTTCATTGATGAGAATATATCCGAGGAGGAGGCTTCAGATGTGCTGAAGAACGTTCTTGTTGGATTGTTTGAGAGAGTGAAAACCACCCACCAAAGTTTTATCAGCTGCCTTGTAGAGTCGTTTATTAAGTCCTTTTCCACCACTTCTGAAAACTGA
- the LOC107384929 gene encoding adenosine receptor A1: MSTGELIYTSVEALIAISCILGNMLVILSLWKTKSIQQPTFCLIVSLAVSDFMVGAVAIPLAVVVDGRVETSFLTCLFISCMILLLTLVSVLSLMAIAVDRFVRVSIPLWYKRTVTWRHSYLVVAACWIAATPLSFTPMLGWHKDPPPSSNSTFLCQFVKVIPMKYMVYFSFFLCNLTPLSIMSVLYCYIFCYIRRNLRDRPGNGAHNQSQTYLRKEKQLAASLSLVLALFALSWLPLNIINCVFYFKGPDALPVQFVYVAIVLSHANSAVNPVVYAFKVPKIKAGYQKICRKFILCSTENEVSQTSQADNNPGSNFRSVSND; encoded by the exons ATGAGCACGGGAGAGCTTATTTACACCTCAGTGGAGGCTCTCATTGCCATTAGCTGCATTCTTGGTAACATGCTGGTTATTTTGTCTCTGTGGAAAACTAAAAGCATCCAGCAGCCCACCTTCTGCCTCATTGTGTCTCTGGCTGTGTCTGACTTCATGGTTGGAGCTGTGGCCATTCCTCTGGCTGTAGTGGTGGATGGACGAGTGGAGACTTCATTCCTCACTTGTCTCTTCATCAGCTGTATGATCCTCCTGCTGACCCTGGTTTCAGTCCTCTCTCTGATGGCCATCGCCGTGGACCGCTTCGTGAgagtctccatccctctctg GTACAAACGTACCGTGACATGGAGGCATTCTTATCTagtggtggctgcatgttggattgCTGCGACACCGCTGAGTTTTACTCCCATGCTTGGATGGCACAAAGACCCTCCTCCATCTTCAAATTCCACATTTCTTTGCCAGTTTGTGAAAGTGATTCCCATGAAGTATATGGTGTACTTCAGTTTCTTTCTCTGCAACCTTACACCTCTTTCGATAATGAGTGTGCTCTACTGCTACATCTTCTGTTATATTCGAAGAAACCTCAGAGACAGGCCAGGAAACGGAGCACATAACCAGTCCCAAACCTACCTGAGGAAGGAGAAGCAGCTGGCAGCATCTCTGTCTCTGGTCCTGGCTCTGTTCGCTCTATCCTGGCTCCCTCTCAACATAATCAACTGTGTTTTTTACTTTAAGGGACCAGATGCTTTACCGGTCCAATTTGTGTATGTAGCCATTGTGCTTTCTCATGCTAATTCAGCTGTGAATCCAGTTGTGTATGCCTTCAAAGTACCAAAAATCAAAGCAGGATATCAGAAGATTTGCAGAAAGTTCATTTTGTGTTCTACTGAAAATGAAGTATCTCAGACCAGCCAAGCAGATAACAACCCCGGCAGTAACTTCAGAAGTGTTAGTAATGACTAA
- the LOC107384931 gene encoding uncharacterized protein has translation MKTLCVAVVALSLISACRPSSLACEMLLQPMDQDPEVLGRWYVIALSSNYCWVASMFNTVLAPSIQLDVTSAGKPHYYDVNFTLKVSEFCDSKSIQFFQKSNMAVEVRSIDDVPKTQKGAIISSRCQDCLVIREDGLVNMVALLSKRPNVTSAEMKEFEVQADCLGMYRPQVLNADFDLENCKPLTNVEVDEKFAAHIPVRVRNMFSGLFTCTSEKLLYYPRAIFGWAQHTLSNIW, from the exons AtgaagactttgtgtgttgctgtTGTTGCACTGAGTCTCATCTCAGCATGTCGGCCTTCATCGTTGGCCTGTGAAATGTTGCTGCAACCAATGGATCAAGATCCAGAG GTACTTGGGAGATGGTACGTTATAGCTTTGTCCTCAAACTACTGCTGGGTAGCGTCAATGTTCAATACTGTCCTTGCTCCAAGTATTCAACTGGATGTTACCTCAGCTGGAAAACCACACTACTATGACGTCAACTTTACATTAAAAGT ATCTGAGTTTTGTGACAGTAAAAGCATACAATTCTTCCAAAAGAGCAACATGGCAGTTGAAGTTCGATCCATCGACG ATGTCCCAAAGACTCAAAAAGGTGCGATTATTTCCAGTCGATGTCAAGACTGCCTTGTCATCAGAGAGGATGGCTTAGTTAACATGGTTGCTCTTCTCA GTAAAAGACCAAACGTCACCTCAGCAGAGATGAAAGAGTTTGAGGTGCAAGCAGATTGTCTGGGCATGTACAGACCTCAAGTCCTGAACGCTGATTTCG ATTTAGAAAACTGCAAACCTTTGACAAATGTGGAGGTTGATGAAAAATTTGCCGCTCATATTCCAGTCAGAGTGAGGAACATGTTCTCAGGACTCTTCACGTGTACTTCAGAAAAACTCCTTTATTATCCCCGTGCTATCTTTGGATGGGCTCAACACACGTTGAGCAATATTTGGTAA